One Bacillus sp. 1780r2a1 DNA segment encodes these proteins:
- a CDS encoding ATP-binding cassette domain-containing protein, which yields MAEKLLEIKNLKQHFPTSKGTIKAVDGLTFDIYKGETLGLVGESGCGKSTTGRTIIRLYNATDGEVLFNGENVHGRKSKSELKKFNRKMQMIFQDPYASLNPRMTVADIIAEGIDIHGLATSKEERMKKVQALLETVGLNREHANRYPHEFSGGQRQRIGIARALAVEPDFIIADEPISALDVSIQAQVVNLMKKLQRERGLTYLFIAHDLSMVKYISDRIGVMYQGKIVELATSEELYRNPIHPYTKALLSAIPLPDPDSERTRLRQVYDPSIHNYDGEEPELREVSPGHYVSCSQTEFAKYTS from the coding sequence ATGGCTGAAAAGTTACTCGAAATTAAAAATTTAAAGCAGCACTTTCCAACATCAAAAGGGACGATTAAGGCTGTTGATGGTCTGACATTCGACATCTACAAAGGTGAAACATTAGGTCTTGTAGGAGAGTCTGGTTGTGGTAAATCAACAACAGGTCGTACTATTATTCGCCTTTATAACGCAACGGATGGTGAAGTGCTATTTAACGGTGAAAATGTTCACGGTCGTAAGTCAAAATCAGAATTAAAGAAATTCAACCGTAAAATGCAAATGATTTTCCAAGATCCATATGCATCACTAAATCCGCGTATGACGGTAGCTGACATTATTGCAGAAGGAATTGATATTCACGGTTTAGCAACAAGTAAAGAAGAGCGTATGAAAAAAGTTCAAGCGCTTCTTGAAACAGTAGGGTTAAACCGAGAACATGCAAACCGCTATCCTCATGAATTTAGTGGTGGACAACGCCAAAGGATTGGAATTGCTCGCGCGTTAGCTGTTGAACCAGACTTCATTATTGCGGATGAGCCAATCTCAGCACTTGACGTATCAATTCAAGCTCAGGTTGTTAACTTAATGAAGAAGCTACAGCGTGAACGTGGATTAACATACTTATTTATCGCCCATGACCTTTCAATGGTAAAGTACATTAGCGATCGTATCGGCGTAATGTATCAAGGCAAAATTGTAGAGCTTGCGACAAGCGAAGAGCTATACCGCAACCCAATTCATCCTTATACAAAAGCATTGCTGTCAGCAATTCCATTGCCGGATCCAGATAGTGAGCGTACGCGCCTGCGCCAAGTATATGATCCAAGTATTCATAATTATGATGGTGAAGAACCTGAACTTCGCGAAGTATCACCAGGGCACTACGTATCTTGCTCACAAACTGAGTTTGCTAAATATACGAGTTGA